One Spirochaetota bacterium genomic window carries:
- a CDS encoding N-6 DNA methylase — protein sequence MVPEHRYVTLDETASILAVSSATVRNWIKHEYLRPAGRTQGIRFRYDEVRRLHERILDGSIPRLASRANKVKAQRSFIPEEYLGEKRGRGAVEEVVAYIAESGIDIDRAFFVLALSRVCAEGMCGDHDLGRLIGRGFRIRGRSFLGSELRSWHEELGSFDVTKEYNPLFSMDLPRQRDALGLVYQSLIREGDKARSGSYYTPDSIVDEIAESVPGRRAKILDPCCGTGQFLLAFADKTGDPRSLHGCDIDGLAVRIARINLMLRFPDGDFEPRIYRGDYMLDGRFGRGSLGGFDMIATNPPWGLHYSSAELGALKKLYPDIRSLESFSYILRRSIDLLKEGGRISFILPESLLHVKTHRDIRTCILKHTRIERIELLGRVFKNVFTPAIRLDCSRRSGSGRFACISGRQARDVDQGRFGKNPDCVFDINVGAADGRIIGKVYGRDHVTLSGNAEWALGIVTGDNGKYLRETMETKGHEPVFKGRDVNPYVLGDPTSFIRFQPDKFQQAAPEYKYRAPEKLVYRFISKNLVVAYDDRRCLTLNSANALIPRADFYPIMAVLALFNSSLYQFIFQKKFSSIKVLRSHLEALPLPLWRAAVLDELVSLAEGVLGGVRSPAEVDDFIMDHYGLTAAEIKHVRGSLR from the coding sequence ATGGTCCCGGAACACCGGTATGTCACCCTTGATGAAACAGCGTCGATCCTGGCGGTTTCATCCGCCACCGTGCGCAACTGGATAAAGCACGAGTACCTTCGTCCCGCGGGACGCACCCAGGGCATCCGGTTCCGATACGATGAAGTGCGCCGCCTCCATGAAAGGATCCTGGACGGCTCCATCCCGCGCCTCGCCAGCCGGGCCAACAAGGTCAAGGCGCAGCGTTCCTTCATACCGGAGGAGTACCTTGGCGAAAAGAGGGGCCGGGGGGCCGTCGAGGAGGTCGTCGCCTATATCGCGGAATCGGGCATCGACATCGACCGGGCGTTTTTTGTCCTGGCCCTGAGCAGGGTCTGCGCCGAGGGAATGTGCGGCGACCATGACCTGGGGCGTCTCATCGGCAGGGGGTTCCGCATCAGGGGCAGGAGCTTCCTGGGAAGCGAGCTCCGCTCATGGCACGAGGAGCTCGGAAGTTTCGATGTTACGAAAGAATATAATCCCCTGTTCAGCATGGATCTGCCTCGGCAGCGGGACGCGCTGGGCCTGGTGTACCAGTCCCTCATCCGTGAAGGGGACAAGGCGCGGAGCGGCTCCTATTACACGCCGGACAGCATTGTCGATGAAATCGCGGAATCCGTGCCTGGACGCCGGGCGAAGATACTGGATCCCTGCTGCGGCACGGGCCAGTTCCTTCTCGCCTTTGCCGATAAGACCGGCGATCCCCGGTCGCTCCACGGATGCGACATCGACGGCCTCGCGGTCCGCATAGCCCGCATCAACCTGATGCTGCGGTTCCCGGACGGGGATTTTGAGCCTCGCATCTACCGGGGCGATTATATGCTGGACGGAAGGTTCGGCCGGGGATCCCTCGGCGGCTTTGACATGATCGCCACGAACCCGCCTTGGGGGCTCCATTATTCCAGCGCCGAGCTGGGGGCGCTCAAAAAGCTGTACCCGGACATAAGGTCCCTTGAATCATTTTCATACATTCTCCGGAGAAGCATCGATCTCCTGAAAGAAGGCGGACGCATTTCGTTCATACTGCCCGAGTCGCTGCTCCACGTGAAGACCCATCGCGACATCAGGACCTGTATCCTGAAGCACACCCGCATAGAGCGCATTGAGCTCCTCGGGCGCGTGTTTAAGAATGTCTTCACGCCGGCGATCCGCCTCGATTGCTCCCGGCGGTCCGGGAGCGGCCGGTTTGCCTGCATATCGGGCAGGCAGGCGCGCGACGTGGACCAGGGGCGGTTCGGGAAAAACCCCGATTGCGTCTTCGACATCAATGTGGGCGCCGCCGATGGCCGCATCATCGGCAAGGTCTACGGCCGGGACCATGTCACCCTCTCCGGCAACGCGGAGTGGGCCCTCGGCATCGTGACGGGGGACAATGGAAAATATCTCCGCGAAACGATGGAAACCAAGGGCCATGAGCCCGTATTCAAGGGGAGGGACGTCAATCCCTATGTTCTCGGCGATCCCACCAGCTTCATCAGATTCCAGCCGGATAAGTTCCAGCAGGCGGCGCCGGAATATAAATACCGGGCCCCGGAAAAGCTGGTGTACCGCTTCATTTCCAAGAACCTCGTCGTCGCCTATGACGACCGGCGGTGCCTTACGCTGAACAGCGCCAACGCGCTGATCCCCCGGGCGGACTTTTACCCTATCATGGCTGTGCTGGCCCTGTTCAACTCCTCACTGTACCAGTTCATCTTTCAGAAAAAGTTTTCATCGATAAAAGTGCTTCGCAGCCACCTGGAGGCCCTGCCGCTGCCGCTCTGGCGCGCCGCGGTCTTGGATGAGCTCGTATCCCTGGCCGAGGGCGTCCTCGGGGGGGTCCGTTCCCCCGCGGAAGTTGATGACTTTATCATGGACCATTATGGATTGACCGCCGCCGAGATAAAGCATGTCCGTGGCTCCCTGCGCTAG